The window GGAAGAAGCGGCAGTGACGGAACTGGACGCCTTTGAGAATAAATGGGGCAAAAAGTATCCGGCCGCCATCAAATCCTGGCGCCAAAACTGGGTGGAACTCAGCACATTCTTCAAATATCCGCCGGATATCCGCCGGTTGATCTATACCACCAACCGTATTGAAAACTTCAACCGCAGCCTTCGGAAATTCACCAAAGCTAAAGCCGCCTACCCCTCTGACACCGCTTTGCTGAAATCGCTCTATCTGGCCATTCAGGATATTACCGGGAAATGGGGGAAAATTCAAGGCTGGCATGAAATCTTCGGACAACTGGTGATCATTTTTGAGGAACGGATTCGGGTGGAAGATTACCAGTAAAAAATGTCCCGTTTTCACTCTTTACAAGAAACAAAACCACCTGCTATACTATTGCCATCAGGGAAAAGGGCCTCGGATCATTGGCTCTTGCATCCTGAACCATTTTATCCCTTGATTACTACTGAGGGATACACAAAATTCTTTACACTACCTGATACAAAGTAAATTCACACCTCCTCCCATCAATTTATGTTAGGATTTTGGCATAATATACTGTTCATTATGTATTTTGCCACTCCATCCTCATTATTTGTATCGGTTACTGCATCAGCCGCCTCTAAAACTTCAATAATTGCATTCCCCATTGCAATACCAACACCACAATTCAGCAACATTTCAATATCGTTATAATCGTCTCCAAAAGCAGCTATTTGCGAGATAGGAATACTCCAAAGTTCTGCTAATTGTGCAATTGCATTGAACTTGGTTGCACTTTTATTCATTACAAGGCACAGCTTCCCGCCATCGGAAAGTTGAGCATACAAATTGGTAGAAATATTGGCCAGTATTTCTTGATATTCATTTTCAGAATTTATTTCAATTAAAACTTTGTCAGCAATAAAATCGGGCAAATCTGAAAAATTTGAATAGACTGTAGATCTTCTTAACATTTCTCTGTCATTCTCTGATTTACCCCAAATTAAAGAAGTATCAAAATTTGCATATATTTTATCATTAATTTCTATGGACAATTTTTTATCTGGATACTTATTTTGCATAGTATTTAATATTTGTATTGCTTCATTCATAGGAATACCCTGGTGATTGCCTATCAATTTTCCATCCACTAAAGTAAGCGTTCCATTGTGACAAATAACAGCATCACACGAAATCTGTTTTTGAAAATCCCTGGTTGCCCTAATCGGTCTCGCCGTTGCAAATACGATTTTAATTCCTTCCATACTTGCTTTTTGCAACACTTCTTCTGAAAATTGGGAGATCGTTTTATCATTATGCAGAAGAGTTTCGTCTAAATCAATCACCAACATTTTAATCATTGGTCGAACCTCCTATATTAATAGTATAGCATTTGTAAATTTAAAATATATAGATAATTATCGTATTTAAATTCATATATTTATTCAACGTGCAACAACTTATTTTTTAAGATAGATATTCCATAAAATCATTGTCATACCGTTACAGATCTGATCAAAAAGAGCAGGGGAGATCTCTCAGAAATTTAGCTATATAAAAAAATGCCAATAAATTGACAGTTCCAATTGTATCTTGTATGCTGTTTTTATCAGGAGCCCTTAAAAGGTGGTTACTCTATCAACAATATAAGCAAGAGTAATAAAATGAATAGAAATACAATAAAGGGAATCTAAATAGGGGGTGTGTATAATAAACGTTTTAGTTTTGGGTGGAACACGCTTTA is drawn from Lentimicrobiaceae bacterium and contains these coding sequences:
- a CDS encoding HAD family hydrolase, which produces MIKMLVIDLDETLLHNDKTISQFSEEVLQKASMEGIKIVFATARPIRATRDFQKQISCDAVICHNGTLTLVDGKLIGNHQGIPMNEAIQILNTMQNKYPDKKLSIEINDKIYANFDTSLIWGKSENDREMLRRSTVYSNFSDLPDFIADKVLIEINSENEYQEILANISTNLYAQLSDGGKLCLVMNKSATKFNAIAQLAELWSIPISQIAAFGDDYNDIEMLLNCGVGIAMGNAIIEVLEAADAVTDTNNEDGVAKYIMNSILCQNPNIN